From Dasypus novemcinctus isolate mDasNov1 chromosome 19, mDasNov1.1.hap2, whole genome shotgun sequence, a single genomic window includes:
- the RFC5 gene encoding replication factor C subunit 5, translated as MEASALKQQQQSAASKSRNLPWVEKYRPQTLNDLISHQDILSTIQKFISEDRLPHLLLYGPPGTGKTSTILACAKQLYKDKEFGSMVLELNASDDRGIDIVRGPILSFASTRTIFKKGFKLVILDEADAMTQDAQNALRRVIEKFTENTRFCLICNYLSKIIPALQSRCTRFRFGPLTPELMVPRLEHVVEEEKVDISEDGMKALVTLSSGDMRRALNILQSTNMAFGKVTEETVYTCTGHPLKSDIANILDWMLNQDFTTAYRNIMDLKTLKGLALHDILTEIHLFVHRVDFPSSVRIHLLTKMADIEYRLSVGTNEKIQLSSLIAAFQVTRDLIVAEA; from the exons ATGGAGGCCTCGGCGctcaagcagcagcagcagtccGCGGCGAGCAAGAGCAGGAACCTGCCCTG GGTTGAAAAATATCGGCCACAAACACTGAATGATCTTATTTCTCATCAGGACATTTTGAGTACCA TTCAAAAATTTATCAGTGAAGACCGACTGCCGCACCTGCTGCTCTATGGTCCTCCGGGGACAGGAAAGACATCCACCATCCTAGCCTGTGCTAAACAGCTCTACAAAGATAAAGAATTTGGCTCCATGGTCCTGGAG CTGAATGCATCAGATGACAGAGGAATAGATATCGTTCGAGGACCAATCCTGAGCTTTGCTAGCACCAGGACGATATTTAA GAAAGGCTTTAAACTAGTGATCTTGGATGAAGCAGATGCCATGACTCAGGATGCCCAGAATGCCTTGAGGAGAG TGATTGAGAAATTTACTGAGAATACCAGATTTTGCCTCATCTGTAACTATCTGTCAAAGATCATCCCTGCCTTGCAGTCCCGGTGTACCAGGTTCCGGTTTGGGCCCCTGACTCCTGAGCTTATGGTTCCCCGCTTGGAACATGTCGTAGAGGAAGAGAA AGTTGATATAAGTGAAGATGGGATGAAAGCACTTGTTACTCTTTCCAGTGGAGACATGAGAAGGGCTCTTAACATTTTGCAG AGCACCAATATGGCTTTTGGGAAGGTGACAGAGGAGACTGTCTACACTTGCACAGGGCACCCACTCAAGTCAGACATTGCCAACATTCTGGACTGGATGTTGAATCAAGACTTCACCACGGCCTACAGAA ATATTATGGATTTGAAAACTCTGAAGGGGTTGGCATTACATGATATACTGACAGAGATACACTTGTTCGTGCATAGAG TTGACTTTCCATCTTCAGTTCGAATACATTTATTGACCAAAATGGCAGACATTGA GTACAGACTCTCTGTTGGCACCAATGAGAAGATTCAGCTGAGTTCCCTCATTGCTGCATTTCAAGTCACCAGAGACCTGATCGTTGCAGAGGCCTAG